From Desulfomicrobium macestii:
TGGTCAGTTTGCCGTGGAATCCGTGGTCAGTTTCCCGTGGAATCGGTGGTCAGTTTCCGCCGGAATCCGTGGTCAGTTTGGACCGGAATACGCATGAGCGTGAGCAACGCTCGCAGGAGCTCAAGGAGCTCAGGAGCAGGCTTGATTTTCAGCTGAGAACCCATGCTCTGCTCAAACAGGAAGTGGAGATGATTCGCGAGATGACGGCCAAAGGCGCTGCTTCGGACATGGATCTCTTGCGGGCGCAACGCGAATTCTCCGACCTTTCCGGCCAGATTGCCGATACGCGTATCGCAATCCCCAAGGTGATCGCGGCTGTCGAGGGGGCGAATCACCGCATCGAGGAAGAAAAGGGCAGGCAACGCTCCGCCATATTGGACGAACTCACCGCGATTCGCACGGAAATGGAAGGAGTGCGAGAGACCTTGCCCGCGCTGGAAGACAAAATGGACCGCACGAGTGTCAGGTCGCCGGTGGACGGCACGGTCAAGCGGGTTTTTGTGAGCACGATCGGAGAAGCAGTCGGTGCCGGCAAGGAGATGCTTGAAATCGTGCCGAGAGAAGACTCTCTGTTGGTAGAGGCAAAAGTTTCACCGCGAGATATCGCATTTCTTTATTCCGGTCAGGCTGCCGATGTAAAAATCACGGCGTACGATTTTTCAATCTTCGGGAGCATGCCGGGCATCGTGGAACACATAAGCGCCGATGCCATCACGGACGAGCAGCAAAAACAGAGTTACTACCTCATAAAGGTAAGAACGGAGAAAGCATCCCTTAAAGGGCGGGATGGAGAAGAACTTCCGATCATACCAGGCATGGTGGCGGAGGTGGACGTACTCACCGGAAAGAAGACCGTGTTGGAATATATTCTGAAGCCTATCCTCAAAACAGCGCAAAGCTCGTTACAGGAAAGGTGATGGGACGTACTTACTACGGAGAAAGGGCATGAAAAAAACGATTCTCTTGGTCGAAGATGACCTCCTGTTGCGCAAGGGATTGAAAACCATGATTGAGATGCGGGGCGGCTTCAGTATCGACGCGGATACGGGCAGTGGAAAGGAGGCGCTGAGGCTTTTTGGAATGGTCCACCCGGATATTGTTTTGCTCGACCTGCGACTTCCCGACATCCCCGGCACGGAGGTGCTGCGGCAGTTGAAACAGGCGGCGCCGAAGGTTCCCGTTATCTTGCTGACCATTTGCGAAGAGAACGAACTGCTTTTCCAAGCTCTTGCCCTTGGCGCCAACGCCTATGTGCTCAAGGGGGCAGGGCCGGAGGAATTGTTCCTGGGGATTCACTATTCCCTGAAAAACGAGGTGTTTATAAGCCCGAAATTGGCCAAGATAATTGTCGATGATTATCTTTTGGTCAACCAGCATCGCAAATCCCTTCCTCCTCTGCACAATCTTACGGCACGGGAAAAGCAGATAGTGAGGCTTATTATTGACGGTAAAAAGAGCAAGGAGATTGCCGATATTCTATTCATCAGCATCAAGACCGTGAATAAACACAGATCAAATATTCTCGTGAAACTCGGAATTCACAATCTTTCTGAGCTTCGCCAAAGAAAACTTTACGTATTGGATACTATAATTGACGAAAGTCAGAAAAAAAAATTGAAAAACTAACGCAGAAGAAAATATGAA
This genomic window contains:
- a CDS encoding HlyD family type I secretion periplasmic adaptor subunit, giving the protein VSLPWNPWSVSRGIGGQFPPESVVSLDRNTHEREQRSQELKELRSRLDFQLRTHALLKQEVEMIREMTAKGAASDMDLLRAQREFSDLSGQIADTRIAIPKVIAAVEGANHRIEEEKGRQRSAILDELTAIRTEMEGVRETLPALEDKMDRTSVRSPVDGTVKRVFVSTIGEAVGAGKEMLEIVPREDSLLVEAKVSPRDIAFLYSGQAADVKITAYDFSIFGSMPGIVEHISADAITDEQQKQSYYLIKVRTEKASLKGRDGEELPIIPGMVAEVDVLTGKKTVLEYILKPILKTAQSSLQER
- a CDS encoding response regulator; its protein translation is MKKTILLVEDDLLLRKGLKTMIEMRGGFSIDADTGSGKEALRLFGMVHPDIVLLDLRLPDIPGTEVLRQLKQAAPKVPVILLTICEENELLFQALALGANAYVLKGAGPEELFLGIHYSLKNEVFISPKLAKIIVDDYLLVNQHRKSLPPLHNLTAREKQIVRLIIDGKKSKEIADILFISIKTVNKHRSNILVKLGIHNLSELRQRKLYVLDTIIDESQKKKLKN